One genomic region from Vibrio sp. STUT-A11 encodes:
- a CDS encoding GPO family capsid scaffolding protein, translated as MPKISDWKIIATEGPTVDGRKITRDWIEQMAASYDPKEYTALIWPEHRRFYGYGENWGKVVELKAEEESGKMRLFAKLEPNEFMLEANRKKQKLFTSIEPNPDYKGEGRCYLTGLAATDSPASTGTSLLQFSRQSGETTELECSVLEEVDFSECFTRKDRFFAAFNEFFSSGDEVPETPSKVEDTDVTEEQLKAALKEQFAAFKGEFKQELKEEFNLQDEPETPEPEEKGTSVELFSATLDEKLKPLAEKVNGLENQFAELSKEVPGQEPDGSGADDKFSIKDMM; from the coding sequence ATGCCAAAGATTAGTGACTGGAAAATCATTGCTACTGAGGGGCCAACCGTAGACGGGCGCAAGATTACCCGTGATTGGATTGAGCAAATGGCGGCAAGCTATGACCCGAAAGAGTACACCGCGCTAATCTGGCCAGAGCACCGTCGATTTTATGGCTACGGTGAAAACTGGGGCAAAGTTGTTGAGCTTAAAGCGGAAGAAGAAAGCGGCAAGATGCGTCTGTTTGCGAAGCTTGAGCCAAACGAATTTATGCTGGAAGCCAACCGCAAAAAGCAAAAGTTGTTCACATCCATCGAGCCAAATCCCGATTACAAGGGTGAAGGGCGTTGCTATTTAACGGGCCTAGCTGCGACTGACTCCCCAGCCTCCACAGGTACCTCGCTCCTTCAATTCTCTCGCCAATCTGGTGAAACCACCGAATTAGAGTGCAGCGTGTTGGAAGAAGTCGATTTTTCCGAGTGCTTCACACGCAAAGACCGCTTTTTCGCGGCATTCAATGAATTTTTCTCTTCTGGCGATGAAGTGCCAGAAACTCCATCAAAAGTAGAGGACACCGACGTGACCGAAGAGCAACTTAAAGCAGCACTGAAAGAACAGTTTGCTGCATTCAAAGGCGAGTTCAAGCAAGAGCTGAAAGAAGAGTTCAACTTGCAAGACGAACCAGAAACGCCAGAGCCAGAAGAGAAGGGAACAAGCGTTGAGCTGTTCTCTGCCACTCTGGACGAAAAACTAAAACCGTTGGCTGAGAAAGTGAACGGTCTTGAAAACCAATTCGCTGAACTTTCGAAAGAAGTTCCGGGGCAAGAACCAGACGGTTCTGGTGCTGACGATAAATTCTCTATTAAGGACATGATGTAA